One region of Aminobacterium colombiense DSM 12261 genomic DNA includes:
- a CDS encoding DVU_1551 family NTP transferase: MSNTTPEFAAVILAAGASTRMKQCKPLLTIEKQNMLSRLVTTYRVARVFRVFVVTGAYREHVERECSRLACSVVYNEDYEKGMYSSVLKGIRSLPSDITAFFLHPSDIPLVRPSTIRFLCEHWKDSLSVLSPVLKGEKGHPPLISAKLVPSILAWSGYRGLAGLLQQYADSFMQINIPDHFIHLDIDTPDDYRKAQRAWSARNIPTLEECEELFRLAQTPQKIIEHCRVVEQMARHIALSISSFQPCRFLLAERAALLHDICRESPKHDIVGSAFLANFGFDEVAEIVKHHMDLPEEASLEAKIVYLADKIVKDFNVVSLQDRIEETTQKFKGGKAERQGLARLRKALDIQREFENLTEGGLELGEGSSNERDLRHKWEKERT; the protein is encoded by the coding sequence ATGTCTAACACAACCCCTGAATTTGCAGCTGTTATATTGGCAGCAGGCGCATCTACCCGCATGAAGCAATGTAAACCTCTGCTCACTATAGAAAAGCAAAACATGCTAAGCCGCCTTGTAACAACATATAGAGTTGCCCGTGTTTTTCGTGTTTTCGTTGTAACGGGCGCCTATCGAGAACATGTTGAAAGAGAATGCTCACGACTTGCCTGCTCTGTAGTCTATAATGAAGACTATGAAAAAGGCATGTACAGCTCGGTGCTGAAGGGCATCCGATCCCTGCCTTCTGACATTACAGCCTTTTTTCTACACCCTTCAGATATTCCCCTGGTACGCCCAAGCACCATTCGTTTTCTTTGTGAACACTGGAAAGATTCTTTAAGCGTTCTTTCCCCAGTTTTAAAGGGGGAAAAGGGACACCCGCCTCTTATATCAGCAAAATTAGTGCCTTCTATTCTGGCGTGGTCTGGATATAGGGGCTTAGCGGGGCTCTTGCAACAGTATGCTGATTCTTTTATGCAAATCAACATTCCAGACCACTTTATCCATCTTGACATAGATACTCCTGACGATTATCGAAAAGCACAACGGGCATGGAGCGCACGTAATATCCCTACACTAGAGGAATGCGAAGAACTTTTTCGTCTGGCGCAGACACCTCAGAAGATCATAGAACATTGCCGCGTTGTGGAACAGATGGCTCGCCATATTGCCCTCTCTATTTCTTCTTTTCAGCCCTGCCGCTTTTTATTAGCAGAAAGAGCCGCCCTTTTACACGATATCTGCCGTGAATCCCCCAAGCATGATATTGTTGGCAGCGCTTTTCTTGCGAATTTTGGATTCGATGAAGTAGCAGAGATCGTTAAGCACCATATGGACCTTCCTGAAGAAGCATCTCTAGAAGCCAAGATTGTCTACCTTGCAGACAAAATAGTTAAAGATTTTAATGTGGTTTCCCTTCAGGATAGAATTGAGGAGACGACTCAAAAATTTAAGGGTGGGAAAGCTGAAAGACAGGGATTGGCACGTCTTCGCAAAGCCTTGGACATTCAAAGAGAATTCGAAAACTTGACAGAAGGTGGCCTCGAGTTAGGGGAGGGGAGTAGCAATGAACGGGACCTTCGTCATAAATGGGAAAAAGAGAGAACTTAA